One Urocitellus parryii isolate mUroPar1 chromosome 9, mUroPar1.hap1, whole genome shotgun sequence DNA segment encodes these proteins:
- the Nthl1 gene encoding endonuclease III-like protein 1 isoform X2 — protein sequence MSAGLRMLTRSRSRSPRTRPRGGGEEPASIPRREVAAEGRKKHRPGKCQQKTQRLHVAYEALDGEKGEGAEPLKVSAWEPQGWQQQLANIRTMRSKKDAPVDQLGAEHCYDPSAPPKVRRYQVLLSLMLSSQTKDQVTAGAMQRLRARGLTVDSILQTDDSTLGELIYPVGFWRSKVKFIKQTSAILQQHYDGDIPASVAELVALPGVGPKMAHLAMAVAWGTISGIAVDTHVHRIANRLRWTQRPTKSPEATRAALEEWLPRELWSEINGLLVGFGQQTCLPVHPRCQACLNQALCPTAQGL from the exons ATGAGCGCGGGGTTGAGGATGCTGACGCGCAGCCGGAGTCGCTCTCCACGAACCAGGCCACgcgggggtggggaggagccCGCGTCAATCCCGAGACGAGAAGTGGCGGCAG aaggaagaaaaaaacacaggCCTGGGAAGTGTCAGCAGAAGACACAGAGGCTGCATGTGGCTTATGAGGCCTTGGATGGTGAGAAAGGTGAGGGAGCTGAGCCCCTCAAGGTTTCTGCCTGGGAACCCCAGGGATGGCAACAGCAGCTAGCCAACATCCGCACCATGAGAAGCAAGAAGGATGCACCTGTGGACCAGCTAGGGGCTGAGCATTGCTATGACCCCAGCGCTCCTCCAAAG GTGCGGAGGTACCAGGTGCTGTTGTCGCTAATGCTCTCCAGCCAAACCAAAGACCAGGTGACTGCAGGTGCCATGCAGCGGCTGCGGGCCCGGGGCCTCACAGTGGACAGCATACTGCAGACAGATGATAGCACACTGGGCGAGCTCATCTACCCTGTGGGCTTCTGGAGG AGCAAGGTAAAATTCATCAAGCAGACCAGCGCCATCCTGCAGCAGCACTATGATGGGGACATCCCAGCCTCTGTGGCAGAGCTGGTAGCACTGCCAGGTGTTGGGCCCAAGATGGCACACTTGGCTATGGCTGTGGCCTGGGGCACCATATCAGGCATAG CAGTGGATACACATGTGCACAGAATCGCCAACCGACTGAGATGGACCCAGAGGCCGACCAAGTCCCCAGAGGCAACCCGAGCCGCCCTGGAAGAGTGGCTGCCCAG GGAGCTGTGGAGCGAGATCAATGGGCTCTTGGTGGGTTTTGGCCAGCAGACCtgtctgcctgtccaccctcgcTGCCAGGCCTGTCTCAACCAGGCCCTGTGCCCCACTGCCCAGGGCCTCTGA
- the Nthl1 gene encoding endonuclease III-like protein 1 isoform X1, giving the protein MSAGLRMLTRSRSRSPRTRPRGGGEEPASIPRREVAAEGRKKHRPGKCQQKTQRLHVAYEALDGEKGEGAEPLKVSAWEPQGWQQQLANIRTMRSKKDAPVDQLGAEHCYDPSAPPKQVRRYQVLLSLMLSSQTKDQVTAGAMQRLRARGLTVDSILQTDDSTLGELIYPVGFWRSKVKFIKQTSAILQQHYDGDIPASVAELVALPGVGPKMAHLAMAVAWGTISGIAVDTHVHRIANRLRWTQRPTKSPEATRAALEEWLPRELWSEINGLLVGFGQQTCLPVHPRCQACLNQALCPTAQGL; this is encoded by the exons ATGAGCGCGGGGTTGAGGATGCTGACGCGCAGCCGGAGTCGCTCTCCACGAACCAGGCCACgcgggggtggggaggagccCGCGTCAATCCCGAGACGAGAAGTGGCGGCAG aaggaagaaaaaaacacaggCCTGGGAAGTGTCAGCAGAAGACACAGAGGCTGCATGTGGCTTATGAGGCCTTGGATGGTGAGAAAGGTGAGGGAGCTGAGCCCCTCAAGGTTTCTGCCTGGGAACCCCAGGGATGGCAACAGCAGCTAGCCAACATCCGCACCATGAGAAGCAAGAAGGATGCACCTGTGGACCAGCTAGGGGCTGAGCATTGCTATGACCCCAGCGCTCCTCCAAAG CAGGTGCGGAGGTACCAGGTGCTGTTGTCGCTAATGCTCTCCAGCCAAACCAAAGACCAGGTGACTGCAGGTGCCATGCAGCGGCTGCGGGCCCGGGGCCTCACAGTGGACAGCATACTGCAGACAGATGATAGCACACTGGGCGAGCTCATCTACCCTGTGGGCTTCTGGAGG AGCAAGGTAAAATTCATCAAGCAGACCAGCGCCATCCTGCAGCAGCACTATGATGGGGACATCCCAGCCTCTGTGGCAGAGCTGGTAGCACTGCCAGGTGTTGGGCCCAAGATGGCACACTTGGCTATGGCTGTGGCCTGGGGCACCATATCAGGCATAG CAGTGGATACACATGTGCACAGAATCGCCAACCGACTGAGATGGACCCAGAGGCCGACCAAGTCCCCAGAGGCAACCCGAGCCGCCCTGGAAGAGTGGCTGCCCAG GGAGCTGTGGAGCGAGATCAATGGGCTCTTGGTGGGTTTTGGCCAGCAGACCtgtctgcctgtccaccctcgcTGCCAGGCCTGTCTCAACCAGGCCCTGTGCCCCACTGCCCAGGGCCTCTGA
- the Nthl1 gene encoding endonuclease III-like protein 1 isoform X3 has protein sequence MRSKKDAPVDQLGAEHCYDPSAPPKQVRRYQVLLSLMLSSQTKDQVTAGAMQRLRARGLTVDSILQTDDSTLGELIYPVGFWRSKVKFIKQTSAILQQHYDGDIPASVAELVALPGVGPKMAHLAMAVAWGTISGIAVDTHVHRIANRLRWTQRPTKSPEATRAALEEWLPRELWSEINGLLVGFGQQTCLPVHPRCQACLNQALCPTAQGL, from the exons ATGAGAAGCAAGAAGGATGCACCTGTGGACCAGCTAGGGGCTGAGCATTGCTATGACCCCAGCGCTCCTCCAAAG CAGGTGCGGAGGTACCAGGTGCTGTTGTCGCTAATGCTCTCCAGCCAAACCAAAGACCAGGTGACTGCAGGTGCCATGCAGCGGCTGCGGGCCCGGGGCCTCACAGTGGACAGCATACTGCAGACAGATGATAGCACACTGGGCGAGCTCATCTACCCTGTGGGCTTCTGGAGG AGCAAGGTAAAATTCATCAAGCAGACCAGCGCCATCCTGCAGCAGCACTATGATGGGGACATCCCAGCCTCTGTGGCAGAGCTGGTAGCACTGCCAGGTGTTGGGCCCAAGATGGCACACTTGGCTATGGCTGTGGCCTGGGGCACCATATCAGGCATAG CAGTGGATACACATGTGCACAGAATCGCCAACCGACTGAGATGGACCCAGAGGCCGACCAAGTCCCCAGAGGCAACCCGAGCCGCCCTGGAAGAGTGGCTGCCCAG GGAGCTGTGGAGCGAGATCAATGGGCTCTTGGTGGGTTTTGGCCAGCAGACCtgtctgcctgtccaccctcgcTGCCAGGCCTGTCTCAACCAGGCCCTGTGCCCCACTGCCCAGGGCCTCTGA
- the Nherf2 gene encoding Na(+)/H(+) exchange regulatory cofactor NHE-RF2 isoform X3: MARSGNATPPARAPGAPPQSPPWELVQDINGAPRELRPRLCHLRKGPQGYGFNLHSDKSRPGQYIRSVDPGSPAAHSGLHAQDRLIEVNGQNVEGLRHAEVVARIKAREDEARLLVVDPETDEHFKRLRVTPTEEHVEGPLPSPVTNGTSPAQLNGGSVCSSRSDLPGSDKDTEDGSSWKRDPFQESGLHLSPTAAEAKEKARATRVNKRAPQMDWNRKREIFSNF, from the exons ATGGCCCGCTCCGGGAATGCCACACCACCCGCCCGGGCCCCAGGAGCCCCTCCACAGAGCCCACCCTGGGAGCTTGTGCAG GATATCAATGGGGCCCCCAGAGAGCTGCGCCCTCGGCTCTGCCACCTGCGAAAGGGACCCCAGGGCTATGGGTTTAACCTGCACAGTGACAAGTCCCGGCCTGGTCAATACATTCGCTCTGTGGACCCAGGCTCACCTGCTGCCCACTCTGGCCTCCATGCCCAGGACCGGCTCATTGAG GTGAACGGGCAGAATGTGGAGGGGCTGCGCCATGCTGAGGTTGTTGCCCGCATCAAGGCACGGGAGGATGAGGCCCGGCTACTGGTGGTGGACCCTGAGACAGATGAACACTTCAAGCGTCTGCGGGTCACACCCACTGAGGAGCATGTGGAAG GTCCACTGCCATCACCAGTCACCAACGGGACCAGCCCTGCCCAG CTCAATGGTGGCTCAGTATGCTCATCTCGAAGCGACCTGCCAGGCTCGGACAAGGACACTGAG GACGGCAGTTCCTGGAAGCGGGACCCCTTCCAAGAGAGTGGCCTCCACCTGAGCCCTACAGCAGCTGAGGCCAAGGAGAAGGCTCGAGCCACACGTGTCAACAAGCGGGCACCGCAAATGGACTGGAACCGGAAACGTGAGATCTTCAGCAACTTCTGA